A stretch of DNA from Rattus rattus isolate New Zealand chromosome 1, Rrattus_CSIRO_v1, whole genome shotgun sequence:
TCCCAGCCCATGGAGTCTGCCAGTTCCACCACATCAAACTCTAAGGCGCTGCTACCCTGACTTGTGTCTTTAGGTGGCCACTTGGCCCAGCATGCAGCCAAAGGGGGACACCTGTGCCCAAGGAACAAAGGAGTATGTGGCCAGCTGCCCTGATTCTTTATCTTTCTCCTCCCTGGGGTGAGATATGCTCACCTGTGGGCCAGAGCTTGCAGATGGGCACTGCCCCCAGGGCAACGCAGATGGCAGTGGGCATAGGTGTATGGCAGCAGCTCCAACCAGTGCCGAGGGTGTAGTTCCAAATAGCACAGCAAAGTCTCAATGgctagaggcagagaaaggctcaGGAGGTGTGGCAGCAGCAGCCTCTCCCTGTAACCCCTATCACGCATGGCTCCTTACCCTCCTCTTTCATGTCCAGAGCCAGTACTGTAGACTGCACTGGGAGTGCCCGCTTATGGCCCAGGCAGGCCAGTCCCAGTACAGGGTATGTTTGTTGGCCACTGTGCTCTTTGACTTCCTCAAGTGGGGACATAGGCCTCTGGGCGCATGAGCAGGCTGGGAACACACGCTGCACCAGCTTCTTCACAGCCAGGAAGTCAGTGCTATCAGCATGGACATGTCTGCTCAGTTCCCAGAGGTCTTCACCCTGCATTGGGACAGCCACACGCACACAGCTATCGCACTTGTGCCCAGAGTGGCAGCTGACAGGAAAACAAGATAGCAGCTGGGGCTGAAGTGACTGAGGAATAATGTAACCCTGGGTCTCCCCTAGTCTGGGGAGATGGGGTTGCCAACCTGAGGATGCAGGAACAGGTGGCAATGGGCAGGCTTCCCATCACGTCCTGCACGGCCAATAGCTTGCACGTAGCTCTCGAAGCTTGGAGGCAGTCCCAGGTGTAGCACAGCCCGGACATCTGGACGGTCCAGTCCCATCCCAAATGCCACTGTGGCCACTACCATGCGCAGGTGGCCCTGCATGAAGGCCTGTTGTACTCGTTTCCGTTCCTGGCTACACATGCCAGCATGGTATGCTTCCGCTAAAGTCTCAGGGCCACGGCCTGTAAAACCAATGATTGATGAGATCATAGCCAGCACACAGAGGAAAGGGTTCCTAGGGGCCGAACCCTGTGTGTACCTACCTCTTGGCTTTGAATCTCTCATTGTGGACAGGCAGGTCCGGAGGAGGGCAGCCACCCGCTCTGTGTCCTTTCGTCGAGCACAGTAAATGATAATCGAATCCAGGGTACGGAAGCGGTCACCTTGTAGCAGTGTCACCAGAGCCTGGCAATAGGGAATGATTAACATGACAGCTATGGGCTTCTGACAGGGTCCctggtgtgtacacacatacctgGTCTGAGTCTCGATCCATGGACACGGAGAGGTGCAGATTGGCAGGGATGCTGGCTGACCCACTGACCTCAAGCTCTTCAGCTATGCCCAGGTGCTGGGCCACATCACGAGCAGTGCTTcgtgtggctgtggctgtgaggCCCAAGAAGCAGCGCACACCCATATGCTCGCGAAGCACCTGAGCCAGGGATAGTGTTCAGTCACTTAGCCCACCTGGGTCCCAGTCCACCTCACCCTGACCCAGACGGAAGCTCACTTTACAAACACGTAAGTAGCAGGGCCGGAAGTTATGTGACCACTGAGAGAGGCAGTGGACCTCATCAATGCAGGCGAAGGCGACTGGAGGCAGCTGAGCGGCCGGGGGGAGGTTGGCAGGACCCTTAGCCCCGCATCCCACCAAGGCCTCTGGGGACACAATCAGCACATGCACCTGGGCTGCCCGTACCTGCAGGGAAGAAAGAATGAGGGACTGTGTAGATGGATGCCCACTCCCCCATCCATGGGCCATCCTGACCTTCTTCAAGACAGATTCTCGTTGTTTCTGGGTCATTCCTGAGTGGAGGCAGGCCGCCTTCAGACATGAAGGCAGATCAGACACCTGGAGAGACAATGCTGTCACAGCTCAGTACAACCTACTCTCTTCCCCTAAATGCTCTCAGATACTTAGCCCTCTTGAAACAAGTGCGTCTGATACTGGGTCCTGGAGAAGCAGAGGTAAGGAACCAGATGGAGAACAGTGGGCATTAGGCTGTGTCACCCTCAGAAAGAGGTCAACTGGTGTGTTTCAGGAACAAGAAGCACCTAAGGGTCCCAGGGCTGTCAGTTTTCAGACTTTCCCGCTACTGAGAGCTCGTCCACATACCTGGTCATCCATGagtgacaggagaggagagacgaCCAGTGTGAGACAGGGGCTTCGCTTGGCATAGAGCAGTGCAGGAAGCTGGTAGCACAGAGACTTGCCAGCACCCGTGGGCAACACTAACAGTGTGGAGATGCCTGGATAGCACAAGAGGCAGTTATGAGGCTCAACCGGTTAGACAGACTGTACAGTTCCTAGGCAGCCACACCTACCAGAAAGAATCCGCATGACAGCACGCTCTTGCCCAGGGCGGAAGGTTTGGTGCCCTAGCTGCTCCAGGACTTGGAATACCTCAGCAGGGGTGTCTGTAGACACAAGTTACAGTGATTTGACTGAGAATAAACCGCACAGGCTCAAGTTTGCATACTCAGTCCCCACTTGgcgaactgtttgggaaggattaggaggtgtgtccttgatagagggagtgtgtcactgggaatgggctttgaggtttcaaaagcccaggccaaGTCCAGTGtctctgtgcctgctgcctgtggatcaggatgaaAAGGTCtccgctccttctccagcaccaagcctgccttTCTACTTcccacaatgatgataatggGTTTAGCTACTGAAATGGTAAGCAGGCTCCTAACCCATTGAGTCTGCCAGTCCCACCAGTTCCAGTTCCAAtgttcccaccccccccccagagctgggtaccgaacccagggccttgcgcttcctaggcaagcactctaccactgagctaaatccgcaacccctCCAATGCTTTTttaataagagttgctgtggttgcCAGgggagtggtggctcacacctttaaaccctgcacttgggggttggggggcagaaacaggcagatctctaagagtttgaagccagcctggtctataaagtaaATTctgggtagccagggctacaacagagaaaccctgtctcaaaaacccaacaATCAAAAAGTTGTCTTGGtaatgatgtctcttcacagcaactgGACACTAACTACAATGTCTTGATAAggagtctgctcttccagaggtcctgagttcaattcccagcaaccacatggtggctcacaaccatctgtaatgggatctgatgccctcttctgctgtgtcggaagacagttacagtgtacttatatataatagatacatcttaaaaaaaaaaagtctggaccATTAAGTCTCCCTCACCTGCTACCTGTCCCAAGGGCCCTGGTGGGTAGAGGGGTAACACTGGTGTGGGGCAATGAGGCACCGGTAGCACTGGTCCAGCAGGTTCAGTTTCCTCACCTGCTAAGATAGGCAAGAGACGGCGATATGGGAACACCAGAATAGACAGAGACCATCCTGGCATAATGGCCACAGGTCACATCACACATCACCCCTGACTCACCAGAGTGCTTACAGGAAGTGGTGCCAGTCTTCTGTGCTACTTCCCCCAAGGTGGAAATGGGATGTTTGTCATTCCTGTCACCTTTTGGCTGGATGGTCAGGGTGGAGCCTGGACCAGGGTTAAGAGCTGCTGGAGCCTTTCGTTTGTGTAAGTGATTCCCTAGCACCCACGGGGGTTAAATGATCCAATGCTAAGGCAGAGGCTTACCTGGTTGGGAACACTGGGATGCCCAGTGACCAAACTGCCCACACCGGAAACAAGTGTCCTTGACTGCGGCCCTGGGTCCACTTTTCCCAAAccactcttgtttctttttccacttttgCTTCCATACCTGGAGAAGGGCCACAAATGGAAGAAGCAATTAGGAgtggatgggaggagagagggctggCCTGTTCCTTTCGGCATATCTCACCTGCTTTCGGAGAAGCCTGCCCCGACTGGCCCCAACTCGTACAAAGCATTTGGTTTTCATGTTAAGTCGAACATAGTTCCCTCTGTCTAGGGAAGCCGGCCGAGGGGACATGGGGAGGTGGGCCGCACTCTTAGCCTTCTCTGTCCTGGCCTGGTTTGAAGAGCAGCGGCGCTGAGGGACAGTCACTTGTGTGGGTTCTCCTGGAGGGCCTTGCCCATGTGCTGTAGCCCCAGTTCCCTCAGACAGGGGTCCTACTTGGCTGCTGGGCTGGGCTTGTGCAAAGTCCTCCCCCTTCTCATTCCGTTTCCGCTTCCTGTCTTTACTGTTGCTGGATTTGGGGCTCTGTGACAAAACTTGGGCTGGCTGTTGGACTAGGGCCTGTGGGCTCTGTGAAGATACTTCTGAATGGATGTCAGGACCAATGACATTCACCTTGCCTGACATCTGAGGTTGTGACTCCTTTGCACTCAGGTCAAGCCCACAGGCACCTGGAACCTCTAGAGGATCTGAAACTCTGTTTTGACACCTCTCTAACCAACCAGGGTCTAGGGAACTCAACCTCAGGCTCAGGGATGACTGGAGCTTCTGGAGTTGGCCTTGCCTTGGCTGGGGCACAGGAACCTGGGGAAGAGCATCATTAGCTTGTTCTGGACAGGGGGATTCAGTCTTTGGGCCTGGTGGCCTTGGTGTGGGCACTATGGACAACGATCTCTTCTGATGCTGGAGTTTTCGACTCAGGGTTGGTCCGGCCTATGTTAGGGAAGACAGAACAGTAAGTAGGAATTCAGGACCTGGGTTACTGCAGTTTGGGACAGACAATAAGCTGAGAGTAGAGATGCTTGGGCACCGTTAGGAGCCTAGCCCCAGTTATTAcagttgcctgtgtgtgtgtgtgtgtgtgtgtgtgtgtgtgtgtgtgtgtgtgtgtgcgcgcgcgcgcgcgcgcgtgtgcgtgcacgcgcatgcgcgcgcgcgcctgATATAAGGTTGGACATAAAAGGGCCCTTGGCAAACCACCCAAGGGCCAAAGGCAGTTTCTAGATTCACCTCCATGTCTTACCTGTAGTGTGTTTTTAAGATTGGCTTTGAGCCTCTTCCCATAGTCTTGTACAGAACGCAGTGGGCTCTGCTTTGGAATAGACTGTGTGTTCTGGGTTGCAGCTCGGTTCAGGTGGGAACCCCAGCAGCTTGGCTCCTGTTCCTGCAGTATATAGTAGCAACCTAGACCAGTTTAAAAGATAGTATGGGCACAGAAGTGCCTCTAAAACCTCCCCTAAGGGCCTGGCCACCCAACTTTTCTGCTCCTTGGAGGCATGGCTGCAAATGCTCTTGGTTCCTGCCATTTTACCAGAGAACACTGACCGCGAGAGTGGGAGGAATTAAGTGATACCTCCTCAGCTGCCTTGGCAAGTGATTGCTCTTGGACGCGGTGTCCGTCGTCGGGCTGACGCACTGCCTGCTTTAGGTTACGGTACTCACGGTAGAGCGCTGGGAAGGCAGAAGTCGGTGGTCAGAGGCACACCCACTAACATTTGCCCTGTCCCTggtccaccagcccagggctCACCGCGGGTCTCCTCAGGTGCCGCCTCCACATCCTCCTAGGAGAGAAGCTCGTCAGTCACAGGTTGTTCCTGAGTCCTCACTAGCCGCCCTTGTCTGGACCCTAACTCCACCTCACCTTTGCTGGCCGTCGCCCGTGCAGCCGTACAAAAGCGCGTTCCCACTCCTGCAGCCGCGCGCGAACGGTCGCAAGCCGCTCCATGGCAGCCCGGGCTTGAGTTTAAGGAATATCCCGCGGTCGTAAAGTCCTGTTCTTAGCCAATGAGAACTGACGACAGGCGGCGCTGGGCGGTGCGCACATTCTTTGAACCCTGGAGGGGCGGGTCGAGTGATGTGTTGCGTCATCACAGCGCGCCGCGGCGCTGCGCGGCGCTAGGCGAGGCTTGCTGGGCGAGGGGAGGGGTTGAAGGCCTTGGTAGTGGGGGCGGATGAGCTGGGGCCGGGGGGTTGGTATTCGAGCTGTGCTAAGAGTCAGCAGCCGTTAATGGTCAGGGCATTCGGACGGCAGGTTCGACGAGGACTGGCGCTTGAAGGCCACGGCTGAGGCGGATTCTCGGGAGGTGCCGCTGCGCGCGCGGGAATGGGCCGCAAGCGCAGGGCGACCTAGGGGCGGGTGAGAACGTTCTCGGCCTGTAAAAACAGGCTCGCCTGGATTAGTTGAAGTTCCGGGCTTTTTTTCTCGAAGGACCCGAGCGTGCGCGTCCATATGAATCACCGCCGAGACCGCTGTGTCCTGTGTGCAGTAGCATCACCCAGAAGCAATTTTTTCTTGGGGACCAGGCCGGCTGCTTTCGTTTCCTCTTATGACAGGTGCTTGATTGGCTTGTCCTGTCGGTTAGGCAGCCCCCACGAGATTATCTTAAGGTAGAGCCAGATCAAGGGTAGTCACCTGGGGTTTCCCAGGGACCGGTACCTTAAGGGCTTGTACAAGGTGTTAGAAGTAAGCAAACCCCGGGTTTCTGCAGTCTTTCTGGTCCCCACTCTTATCCCGTGCTGCGGCTTTCCATAAGGCTTATTAGGCCTTGGTTTTCCATTGTGTTATAGGGTGAGAATTGTAGCTGAAGTTCTGAGGGTAAGGTGTTTTGCCCACAGGAAGTCTACTGACCCTGTCTGTAGCAGGAATCATTCAGCCTCAGGGTGTTTTGTATGCGGCTTCTCAGCTGGAACACTTTGGCAGTTTTGGCTTGGATCTTTGTGAATCCTGTGAATTTAAGACCTGGTGTCTCTGTGCAGTGGTTTCTCAGTGAAGAGAAGGTACCCGAATAGGAAGCAAGGACCACAGAGGGTGAGAGTTGCTTTTCCTCAGGGGTTTCTGTGCCTAGTTACACCCTATAAAACTGTTACCTCTGGAGTTTGAACTTAGGGCCTTGGTCTCAGAGGCTGCACACCATCTGTAGTCAGGAtccttttttgaaaaaaacaGAACCTGGCACTTGACTAAGCTGTGTCAGACTTCCTTAAATCCAAGGGCACATCCATGTGGAGGGTTAGGAGGTGGCTACTGGCTCTCAGGGAATTCTCTGTTGTGGGTCTGATGGGAAGAGAGGTGTGGGATTTATTTcactttagaaaatatttactttcctGTTGTTGTACGTGTATATATTATGTGCATGTAAACGCCCTctggtcaaaagagggcatctgcATCAGTTACATGAGGCTGTGACATACCACGTTGGTTCTGAAAACCAAACTAGGTTCTTTTGCAAGAttagtaaatgctcttaactgttgaaccatctctccacccccactcccaccccacccccattttacaGCAAACATCCAAATCTGCTGGAACTCAATATTGGGCTGGCCAGCTGGTAAGCTTCAAGGAGACTTCtgactccagtgctggggttacagagctGTGGCACCAGTATCCTGCTTTTACATAGAGTCAGAATCGAGCCCTCACGCTTGGCAAGCACTATACAAAAAGGCATTTCCCAGccccctttttttctcc
This window harbors:
- the Recql4 gene encoding ATP-dependent DNA helicase Q4 — protein: MERLATVRARLQEWERAFVRLHGRRPAKEDVEAAPEETRALYREYRNLKQAVRQPDDGHRVQEQSLAKAAEEEQEPSCWGSHLNRAATQNTQSIPKQSPLRSVQDYGKRLKANLKNTLQAGPTLSRKLQHQKRSLSIVPTPRPPGPKTESPCPEQANDALPQVPVPQPRQGQLQKLQSSLSLRLSSLDPGWLERCQNRVSDPLEVPGACGLDLSAKESQPQMSGKVNVIGPDIHSEVSSQSPQALVQQPAQVLSQSPKSSNSKDRKRKRNEKGEDFAQAQPSSQVGPLSEGTGATAHGQGPPGEPTQVTVPQRRCSSNQARTEKAKSAAHLPMSPRPASLDRGNYVRLNMKTKCFVRVGASRGRLLRKQVWKQKWKKKQEWFGKSGPRAAVKDTCFRCGQFGHWASQCSQPGSTLTIQPKGDRNDKHPISTLGEVAQKTGTTSCKHSGEETEPAGPVLPVPHCPTPVLPLYPPGPLGQVADTPAEVFQVLEQLGHQTFRPGQERAVMRILSGISTLLVLPTGAGKSLCYQLPALLYAKRSPCLTLVVSPLLSLMDDQVSDLPSCLKAACLHSGMTQKQRESVLKKVRAAQVHVLIVSPEALVGCGAKGPANLPPAAQLPPVAFACIDEVHCLSQWSHNFRPCYLRVCKVLREHMGVRCFLGLTATATRSTARDVAQHLGIAEELEVSGSASIPANLHLSVSMDRDSDQALVTLLQGDRFRTLDSIIIYCARRKDTERVAALLRTCLSTMRDSKPRGRGPETLAEAYHAGMCSQERKRVQQAFMQGHLRMVVATVAFGMGLDRPDVRAVLHLGLPPSFESYVQAIGRAGRDGKPAHCHLFLHPQGEDLWELSRHVHADSTDFLAVKKLVQRVFPACSCAQRPMSPLEEVKEHSGQQTYPVLGLACLGHKRALPVQSTVLALDMKEEAIETLLCYLELHPRHWLELLPYTYAHCHLRCPGGSAHLQALAHRCPPLAACWAKWPPKDTSQGSSALEFDVVELADSMGWELASVRQALHQLKWDPEPKKGAPQGTGVLVEFSELAFHLHSRGDLTDEEKDQICDFLYSRVQAREHKALAHLHRMSKAFQSVAFPSCGPCLEQSDEGHSNRVKTLVSYYFEEEEEEEEEETMKDPQDPKPGQTQLQDWEDQVRRDVHQLLSLRPEEKFSGRAVARIFHGIASPCYPAQVFGQDRRFWRKYLHLDFHALMHLATEELLLRGR